Proteins encoded within one genomic window of Rhododendron vialii isolate Sample 1 chromosome 1a, ASM3025357v1:
- the LOC131335530 gene encoding uncharacterized protein LOC131335530 codes for MALRILLSSGRGGNAVVRQRCKTGISELLKSCFSTPIIINTIHHRRGCHFSMADWLAGRSIGISFSHYPKDSYIFQTITATIMDPQNNIEIVSIAQSAVNEHNSKSEDDEAEKGAKGNLRFVEVLEASLEYDRGITKFIITFSAVDEEDCAGGLTKRYKAIVSQSTTTGVLTLNNLGPNSTPFQDDFINGEYRYRKEAVKMH; via the coding sequence ATGGCTCTCCGGATTCTCCTTAGCAGCGGAAGAGGAGGGAACGCCGTTGTTCGCCAACGCTGCAAAACTGGAATTTCAGAGCTTTTAAAAAGCTGCTTCTCAACCCCAATCATCATCAACACCATCCACCATCGGCGGGGATGCCATTTTTCAATGGCCGATTGGCTTGCTGGTCGTTCAATAGGGATTAGTTTCTCCCACTATCCAAAAGATTCATACATCTTTCAAACCATCACGGCCACCATCATGGATCCCCAAAACAATATCGAAATTGTGAGCATAGCCCAGTCTGCCGTGAACGAACACAATTCGAAAAGCGAAGACGACGAGGCGGAGAAGGGGGCTAAGGGTAATCTTCGGTTCGTGGAGGTGCTGGAAGCCAGCCTTGAATATGACCGgggaataaccaaatttatcaTCACGTTCAGCGCAGTCGACGAGGAGGATTGCGCCGGCGGCCTCACCAAACGTTACAAAGCAATTGTTTCCCAGTCGACGACCACTGGTGTCCTCACGTTGAATAATTTGGGCCCCAACTCTACTCCCTTCCAGGACGATTTTATAAACG